AAATTCATCTTCGAAATCGGTGCTCACATAATTGATAGAATTGTCCTTGCTTAGTATACGATATAAGCTTCGGGAAGGAGAGAAATGCAAAACAGATCCGTGTAATAAATCGTGTTCTTTCAGTAGAGAAAAAAGTCGGCGGGTTCTGGCTCTGCTTCCGCAGAAAGGGCATAAAATATCTCCGTCATCCAGAGGAATGAATTTCTTTAAGGAGTGGTCACAAATTGGGCACTTGTGATTCTTTCCCTTGTAGCGTAGCGCAAAAAGCGCCCTGAAAAACAATTCATTCTTTATTAAAAAGCCCTTAGGTACCAAAGCTAAGGCAGTTTTTTTAACCGTTTTATACATGCCGCTAAATTACGATATAATGGATAACTGGTATAGTTTTTAAAAAATAAGTACCTTAGAAAAATAATGGGAGGTGCCCTTATAACTTAAAATAAATATGCTTCGTTGTTGTCTAATTTGTATTGGTATGTTGATAGGGATGATGCCGTTGTTGGCACAAGAAGACGCTTGGTTTTATCTTAGAGCGAAAGATACTTTATTCATTCCCAATTTTACAGAAGTAAATAACAAGTTGGTCTATCGTGGAAATGATAGGAGTCTACGCGCGGTTTTAAATAAATATGAGATCTCGGAATTTAAAAAGACCTTTCGAAATGCCAAGCTTCCAAATTTAAAGAAGACCTTCTTTGTAATAGCCAATAAGAAGGAAATGATGGAAGACCTTTTACGCAACGCTTCGCATGTATTTGTTTTTGGTGAGCACATTTCGGAGGAAGATAAAAAAATATTTGAACCAAACGATTATGGCCTCACTAGTACTATTGGTGGAAATACAGGATTGCAGGCAGATCTGTCTTATTTGGACGATATAGATATGCCAAAAGCCTGGTTTTATACCACGGGTTCTCCCGATGTGATTATTGGTATTTCCGACGGAAGTGTAGATACTACGAACACCGACTTTAAGGATAAAACAAAGGTGTTTAATAAATCTTCATTGGCAGGGGGTCATGGATATAGTATCGCAGCCAATGCAGCAGCACAGGGAGATAATGGTTACGGAATTCCGGGTGTCTGTTACGACTGTAGTATCTATTCCACCAATTATGGAGATTTTAGAAATCTTGCAATGATAATGGAGCTTTCGCGGGCGGGTGCAAAAGTGGTTAATTGTAGCTGGATTGGGAAGCAATATTACGAAACCGCTCAGGCTGCAGTAGATGAAATGTTCTCAAATGGAACTTTAATAGTAGCAGCAGGAGGCAACAAGAGTTGGGGTGAAACAAAAGGAGAGCTGCTTTATTATCCGGCCTCATATAAGCATGTGATATCGGTTGGAGTTGGAACGTTTAGACACGAAAATGTGATGGATAACATCAAGATTGAAAAAAACGGGAACTATTATGCCGAGAATGTTAGAGGATATGTTGGCAGAACATTAGGGTTTAAGAACAATGATACACTTAGTGAACCTCATATATGGGCTGCAGGGACTTCAACTCTCAATTCTGAAATTGACATTTTAGCACCTTCTACAGGTCAATTTATGTTTTCAAAATTTATTCTGGACGGAACTTTGGAATATCACCCCTATTCGACGACTTCGGGGGCGACTCCCTTTGTGACGGGGACAATAGGTCTTATGTTTTCATTGTATCCGTGTTTGCCTTTGGATGAAGTGGAAAGTATACTGAAAATTTCAGCTGTGAATATAGATCATATCAAAGCTAATAAGCCATATGAAGGAACCTATGGAGCCGGGTTACTCAATGCCGGCAATACCATAGAATTACTTTATCAATTACATACGGAGGACGAAATTGCTTCAATTGAAAATCAAATGTTTTCGAGATGGGATTTTAAGCTAACGGCTTACTCGAAACAGGTGCACATTCAGAATATGGAGTTTACAAAAGATGCCACTTTGGATTTGGTTGCCAAGAATGCGATTGTACTTGGTGCAAATACTGTTTTAAAGCCGAGTGCTAACGGAAAAATTCGTTTAAAAGTAGACAATACTATTGATAAAGAGTGTGAATTGAGATTGAGACAAAACGACTAGCTATCTTGCTCTATATACATCAAATTGAGTTCCCTTTTCGACCAACACCCAATCTTTCTCTATGATGCTCTTAATCTCATAACTGTCCAATTCATACTGGGAATATTCTTTCTTCTCAAGGAAGACATATGCGTTTTTATCGGCTAATTGATCAACAAGAGATTTCGACTGGTTATTAATTTCTACATCCAAAGGCCAATCAATGCCAATGGGATTGATAGTTTTTGTAAGATAATGGGCATGTGTGACCGATGGAATGGCAGTAAAAACAGGATACTTTGCAGCCAACTTCTTTAATTCTTTATATTTTTCAAAAGTATCGTGATCACTTTTTATAAAAGTAAGTTGAGGGAAAACATCGCCCATTTCATAGATAAGTTTGTCTCTGTTAGAGTCTCGGTAAATAGTTTGATATCCTAAGTAAAAAGTGACGAGGTACAAAGTCAAAATAATACTTGAAAACAAGAAGGATATTTGTTTTGGAACTTCAGAAAAGAAAAATATATACAAAGCAAAAATAAGGGGTAATGAAAAATGAATCGGAGTTCGGTAGCCATTGCTAATAGAGGCACTCCAGCTCAATGTTATCAGCAGAATTAAGACTAAAAACCGCTTGTCCTTCCGAAGCATATACAACGAATATGCACTCGCAACTATAAGTAATAATTGAAATAGATGCTCTATTGTACTCCAGTTTCCACTATGACGAATAAATAAAAAACTAATTAAAACTACTACGCCCACATTAAGTATAAGATAGGTATACTTCTTTCCAAGGTATTTGGATGCTACCCATATCCCTATAAGCAAGAGAGTAACGTAAATGATATTAAACTTCAGCGCCAGATAATACGATTTTATACCTGCATCTACCAATGCCGAAGTGGGTGTTCGTTGAAAAGTTTGATTTAAAAATGGTTCAAGAGAACCGTTTAAATATTTAATCCCAACATACATCAATCCCCCAATTAAGCCAAAAAACGCAAAATACTTTAATCTGAAATAATCTTTACGTAAAAGGAAATACAAACAAATAAAAAGCGGCATAAAGTAAAACGATTGTTTTGAGAACATTCCAAGAACTATAAAAATAGCGCCCAAAAATAAATACAGCAGTCGACTTTTTTCGTGAAGTAGTAAATAGAGTCCTATTGTGCAGAAAAAAACGCCGTCGACAGTATTCCAGGCCATTGGGGGATAATTGTGAATAGAGATAACTGCTCCCAGAATAGCAATAAAATACAATGTTTCTTTTGAAGTGATTGAAAAAGTGTTACATAAAATCTTTGAGCCCAAATAGGAGTATATAAAAATTTGAATATAGAAGAAACTGCGGTCTATGATATAGCCGTAGGTTTCAGAAATAAAGAGAAATATTGTATGAAAAAAGGCAGGGACGGCCGGTCGTGTATAGATAAAATCCCGATGTGGAATTTCTCCATTATAAATACTCCACGAGGTTCCGAATATATACCCTGTATCTGTATCCTCAAACCCATAGGGCATATAAAAAACTATGTAAAAAGCACAAATAAAAAAGAATAGAAATTGAAAAACGATTGCAGCGCTGATTTTACTTTTCAGCATTTTTCTTAGTTTTTAGGTTTGTCTTCTCGATTATATAAAGAGGTCTGTTTAAAATATTCTTATTAATTCTACTAATATATTCACCAATAACACCTACCGATATTAATTGGATTCCGCCTATAAATAAAAAACTTACCATTAGAGAAGTCCAACCGGTAATAGTTGTTCCTAAAAAGTAGTGGGCGTAAATGGCATACATTAAAACTATAAAGGCTATAAAGGATATGAATATTCCCAATCTACTTACAAAAAGCAAGGGTTTATCTGAAAATCCGGTGATGCCGTCAAGAGCGAACTTTAGCATTTTTCCTAATGTATAACCCGTCTTTCCTTCCTTTCTACTATCTCTATCATATTGAACATAAGTTTGATTAAATCCCAGCCAGGCAATCTGTCCTCTTAGAAACTTATTCTGCTCCGGCATTTTATTGAGGTAGGATACGACCTTTTTATCTATAAGCCGGAAATCCCCTGTATCTAAAGGAATATTAATGGACGTTATTCTTTTTAAAATACGATAGAATAATTTTGCTGTTATCTTTTTAAAAAAGGTTTCTCCCTTTCTTTTTCGACGTTGTGCATATACTACCTCAAAGCCTTGCTTGTATTCATCGTATAATTGAGGAATAAGTTCTGGGGGATCTTGTAGATCTCCATCGATAATCACCACAGCGTCTCCATTACAAAAATCTAACCCGGCAGTCACAGCAATTTGATGGCCGAAGTTTCTACTAAAATTTATATAATAGGTTTTAGGATCAGACTCGGCGATTTTCATAAGTTGTATTAAGGAACCATCGCGACTTCCATCGTTTACGAAAATGAATTCGTAATTTTCTGAAACGTTCATCACACTTTTACGCAATCTTTGGTAAAGCTCTGCTATGATACCTTCTTCATTAAAAATAGGGATAATGACCGAAATATCAATTTGCGATTTATTGTGAGTTGTTTCCATCATTTTTTAAACTACACCGTTTTCTGTACCACTTCAAAAATCTGACTCTCATCACATTTCAAAGTTTTTGAAGGATATTTTAAAAGTAAGGCATAATCGTGTGTTGCCATAAGAATGGTATTTCCGTTCTTGTTGATTTCCTGTAGCACTTCCATCACCTCTACACTTGTTTGCGGATCCAGATTTCCGGTAGGCTCATCTGCTAAAATTAATTCGGGATCGTTGAGAAGTGCTCTTGCTATGGCTACACGCTGTTGTTCGCCTCCCGAAAGTTGATACGGATACTTAAAACTTTTGGTTTTCATCCCAACCTTGTCCAAAACGGCGTTAATTTTATTCTCCATGGCTATTTTGTCCTTCCACCCTGTAGCGGTTAACACAAATAGGAGGTTGTCATGGACGGTACGCTCGTTCAATAATTTAAAATCCTGAAATACCACCCCCAGCTTTCTCCGCAAAAAGGGAATGTCTTTTTCTTTCAATGTAGGAAGGTCGTAACCCACTATTTCTCCCGTTCCTTTCTGAAGGGGCAGATCTCCATATAGCGTTTTCATAAAACTACTTTTTCCGGTTCCGGTTTTACCAATTAAATACACAAATTCTCCTTTTTCTACTGTAACAGTAACATCGGAAAGAATAAGATTCTCCCCTTGAAAAATGGAAGCGTCCTTTAGGAATAATACAGGTTGAGACATCAAATAATTTTTTAACAAAAATATCTAAATAAAGTTAGTTTTCCAGAACTGACAGTTTTTCTTTTAAGTCGTTGATTTCTTTTTGCTGTTCGATAGCGTACAATGTCAATTCTTCTATTTTCTGAAGGAGCAGTAAATTCATTTCCTTGAGTAAAAATCCTTCTTGTTCAAATTGGCTTGCTGAAGGAACCCCGGGCAAGTGATGGTTCTCTTCAATAAATGCCGCGACTTCTTCCAAACTAGGCATAGTGTAATCCGGTTTTAATTCCGAAATACCTTTAAAATAAGTTTCAAAGACATAATCGGGTGCGACTGCCCCGTTGAGGTCTACCAATACTTCCTGCGTGTGAATTTTCCCTTTTACGGTGAGCATTTCATCCGGCTGTTCGGTCCCAATCCCAATTTTTCCGTTTTTTTCTGAAAGGTTTTTAAATGGGCTTCGTTGGGCTATTACTGAAGTTGTAAGCAAAATAAAGGCTAAAAGTGCTAATTTTTTCATATTCTCTCTTGTTAATAAATCGTGGTGCTTTAAAAGTACAGTATTTTTTTGAAGCATACTTAATGACCAAAACTGCTTCAACAAAACATAATTATAGTTCAATTGTTGCGTTATTATGAAAGTTGATCGGCTAAAGCACATCGACTGAAGCTTTAATGTTTTATACGTCAATTGGTTACCTGTAGTGGTATTATTGTTGATATAACTGTGAAAAACTTCAGCTATGTTACAAACGCCCTCTAACTGAAGCCATATCTTTATACTCGAAAAAAAAACGATAAAAAAATGCAAAAGAACCTCATAATCTTTTCTCTTTTCCTACTTATTTCATTCACTACTTTTTCACAGCAAACCGCTGTGTTTACCAACGAGCTGGTCGATTATAACAAAGCGCTCGAATTGTACAATAACAGTCAGTTTCTCGCTTCACAAAGTTTGTTCGCAAAGGTGAAGCAAACCTCGAAAGATGAAACGATACAAGGGGATTGTGCCTACTACATCGCCAATTGCGCCGTACGTTTAAATCAACAAGATGCCGATGCCCTGATGGAAGAGTTTGTAACCGATTACCCCACCAGCATCAAACGCAACGACGCCTATATCAATGTGGCTAATTATTATTTCGAAAACGGCAAGTATTCCTTTGCCCGTAAATGGTACGACAAGGTGGACGAAGAAAGTGTTCCCCGCAGTGAGCGCGATCGTTTCAATTTTAACAACGGCTACGCCTATTTTAAAAGTAAGCGTTACAACGAGGCCAAAAAGTATTTCAATAGAGTGAATACTTCCGAAAAATATGGGTCACAGGCAAAATATTATCTGGGGTTTATCGCTTATGAAGGTGACGACTATCAGGAGGCGAATGAACTTTTTGAAGAGGT
This genomic stretch from Ulvibacter sp. MAR_2010_11 harbors:
- a CDS encoding glycosyltransferase family 2 protein translates to MMETTHNKSQIDISVIIPIFNEEGIIAELYQRLRKSVMNVSENYEFIFVNDGSRDGSLIQLMKIAESDPKTYYINFSRNFGHQIAVTAGLDFCNGDAVVIIDGDLQDPPELIPQLYDEYKQGFEVVYAQRRKRKGETFFKKITAKLFYRILKRITSINIPLDTGDFRLIDKKVVSYLNKMPEQNKFLRGQIAWLGFNQTYVQYDRDSRKEGKTGYTLGKMLKFALDGITGFSDKPLLFVSRLGIFISFIAFIVLMYAIYAHYFLGTTITGWTSLMVSFLFIGGIQLISVGVIGEYISRINKNILNRPLYIIEKTNLKTKKNAEK
- a CDS encoding tail fiber protein → MKKLALLAFILLTTSVIAQRSPFKNLSEKNGKIGIGTEQPDEMLTVKGKIHTQEVLVDLNGAVAPDYVFETYFKGISELKPDYTMPSLEEVAAFIEENHHLPGVPSASQFEQEGFLLKEMNLLLLQKIEELTLYAIEQQKEINDLKEKLSVLEN
- a CDS encoding cell division ATP-binding protein FtsE; amino-acid sequence: MSQPVLFLKDASIFQGENLILSDVTVTVEKGEFVYLIGKTGTGKSSFMKTLYGDLPLQKGTGEIVGYDLPTLKEKDIPFLRRKLGVVFQDFKLLNERTVHDNLLFVLTATGWKDKIAMENKINAVLDKVGMKTKSFKYPYQLSGGEQQRVAIARALLNDPELILADEPTGNLDPQTSVEVMEVLQEINKNGNTILMATHDYALLLKYPSKTLKCDESQIFEVVQKTV
- a CDS encoding S8/S53 family peptidase codes for the protein MLIGMMPLLAQEDAWFYLRAKDTLFIPNFTEVNNKLVYRGNDRSLRAVLNKYEISEFKKTFRNAKLPNLKKTFFVIANKKEMMEDLLRNASHVFVFGEHISEEDKKIFEPNDYGLTSTIGGNTGLQADLSYLDDIDMPKAWFYTTGSPDVIIGISDGSVDTTNTDFKDKTKVFNKSSLAGGHGYSIAANAAAQGDNGYGIPGVCYDCSIYSTNYGDFRNLAMIMELSRAGAKVVNCSWIGKQYYETAQAAVDEMFSNGTLIVAAGGNKSWGETKGELLYYPASYKHVISVGVGTFRHENVMDNIKIEKNGNYYAENVRGYVGRTLGFKNNDTLSEPHIWAAGTSTLNSEIDILAPSTGQFMFSKFILDGTLEYHPYSTTSGATPFVTGTIGLMFSLYPCLPLDEVESILKISAVNIDHIKANKPYEGTYGAGLLNAGNTIELLYQLHTEDEIASIENQMFSRWDFKLTAYSKQVHIQNMEFTKDATLDLVAKNAIVLGANTVLKPSANGKIRLKVDNTIDKECELRLRQND